A region from the Candidatus Gracilibacteria bacterium genome encodes:
- a CDS encoding class I SAM-dependent methyltransferase has translation MKNSSMIHDSNPIFCRVCQTEVIPFFSLGNMPLVNSFLEKNEISQEKMYPLTVAFCPHCYLAQLTEIAPPEALFSDYIYFSSTSTSFLEHCKYTAETLTSRLGLTSQNLVLEIASNDGAQLQFFKALGIKILGVDPAKNIAEIANQRGLPTIPTFFNAALAKKLHDEDQTEADLIFGANVLAHVPDIVDFVKGVKTLLRPKGTAVFEFPYLKGLMENKFDTIYHEHVFYYSLLALIYLFKTAELEIYDVEMMPVQGGSLRIFISHPGVFPTSKNVNDLVEQEKKEGFDTIQTYQKINTHVNTLKTELIALLKQLRKEGKKIAAYSAPAKGNILLNYFDLKGELDFLVDKSKAKQGLYTPGTHFLVHALDKIDQEKPDYLLVLCWNIADEIIHMPELEAYRKRGGKFIVPIPEVRII, from the coding sequence ATGAAAAACTCCTCCATGATTCATGATTCTAATCCCATTTTCTGTCGCGTGTGCCAGACCGAGGTGATCCCCTTCTTCTCTTTGGGGAACATGCCATTGGTCAATTCATTTCTCGAAAAAAATGAAATTTCTCAAGAAAAAATGTATCCCCTCACGGTTGCCTTTTGCCCGCACTGTTATTTGGCTCAACTGACGGAAATTGCTCCGCCCGAAGCTCTTTTTTCCGATTATATTTATTTTTCTTCCACTTCAACCTCCTTCCTTGAACACTGTAAATACACGGCTGAAACATTGACGTCTCGCTTAGGCCTTACTTCCCAAAATTTAGTTCTTGAGATCGCGAGCAATGATGGGGCGCAACTTCAATTTTTCAAAGCGCTTGGGATCAAAATCCTTGGAGTTGACCCTGCAAAAAACATTGCGGAAATTGCCAACCAACGTGGTTTGCCCACGATTCCCACTTTTTTCAATGCCGCGTTGGCAAAGAAATTACACGACGAAGATCAAACCGAGGCGGATCTTATTTTCGGAGCCAATGTATTGGCCCATGTTCCCGATATTGTGGATTTTGTTAAAGGAGTCAAAACGCTCCTCAGGCCCAAAGGCACTGCGGTGTTTGAATTCCCTTACTTGAAAGGGCTCATGGAGAATAAATTCGACACCATTTATCACGAGCATGTTTTTTATTATTCCTTGCTGGCCTTGATTTATCTATTTAAAACTGCCGAATTGGAAATTTATGATGTGGAAATGATGCCGGTGCAAGGCGGTTCTTTACGAATTTTTATTTCTCATCCTGGCGTTTTTCCAACGAGTAAAAACGTGAACGATCTCGTCGAGCAAGAAAAAAAGGAAGGCTTTGACACAATTCAGACTTATCAAAAAATCAACACCCATGTGAATACCCTGAAAACCGAGCTTATCGCCTTGCTCAAACAATTGAGAAAAGAAGGTAAAAAAATAGCGGCTTACAGTGCGCCGGCCAAAGGCAATATTTTGTTGAATTATTTCGATTTGAAAGGGGAGCTCGATTTCCTGGTGGATAAATCAAAAGCCAAACAAGGGTTGTACACGCCTGGCACTCACTTTTTAGTTCATGCCCTAGATAAAATCGACCAAGAAAAACCCGATTACCTTCTAGTACTATGCTGGAATATTGCAGACGAAATCATTCATATGCCCGAGTTGGAGGCCTATCGAAAACGAGGTGGAAAATTTATTGTTCCCATCCCTGAAGTCAGGATTATTTAA
- the rfbC gene encoding dTDP-4-dehydrorhamnose 3,5-epimerase has translation MKFTETKIKGVYCIEPELIRDERGYFTRTFCQKELESHGIEFNIAQTNLTLTLKKGTIRGLHFQVEPKAEAKIVQCLKGSIYDVAIDLRKDSPTYSQWVTEELTGDNKKMLYIPKGCAHGLQTLTDDCEVSYLMSEFYSPEHSKGVSWNDPFFNIQWPVKNPSLSEKDKNWSFIKTSGKKSF, from the coding sequence ATGAAATTCACAGAGACTAAAATTAAAGGCGTCTATTGCATTGAACCCGAACTCATTCGGGATGAACGAGGTTATTTCACCCGAACTTTTTGTCAAAAAGAGTTAGAGTCTCATGGGATTGAATTCAATATTGCACAGACTAATTTAACTCTTACTTTAAAAAAAGGCACAATTCGCGGCCTACATTTTCAGGTCGAACCTAAGGCGGAAGCGAAAATTGTTCAATGTCTTAAAGGTTCGATTTATGATGTGGCGATTGATTTACGAAAAGACTCGCCCACCTACAGTCAATGGGTGACCGAGGAGCTGACCGGAGACAATAAAAAAATGCTCTATATCCCCAAGGGATGTGCACATGGACTCCAAACGTTAACCGATGATTGTGAGGTTTCTTATCTTATGTCTGAATTTTATTCACCTGAACACAGTAAAGGTGTGAGTTGGAATGACCCCTTTTTTAATATTCAGTGGCCGGTAAAAAATCCTTCCCTCTCTGAGAAAGATAAAAATTGGTCTTTCATTAAAACCTCATGAAAAAAATCCTTTTAA
- the rfbD gene encoding dTDP-4-dehydrorhamnose reductase, with protein sequence MKKILLIGKNGQLAHELLNDASSFGFEIIAFNKEELDVTQPLQIEEKIKQINPAILINTSAYHVVPLCEKNPLPALEVNFIAVQNLARICKKIGIPFVTYSTDYVFDGKKSAPYLEADLPHPLQVYGLSKLAGEYAALSSYPEGTFMIRTCGLYGGKTGSPEKGGNFVLNLLKDTKNQNAMEVSSEQRVSPTYAGDLSKATLKLLSREVPSGIYHLVNRGDCSWYEFAKEIFKLSNIKIALKPVDRGGLDKDMKRPLFSALENTKAKALGVELPSWQEGLKSYLDFLNSMQK encoded by the coding sequence ATGAAAAAAATCCTTTTAATCGGTAAAAACGGCCAACTCGCCCATGAACTCCTCAACGATGCGAGTTCTTTTGGATTTGAAATTATTGCGTTTAATAAAGAAGAATTGGATGTAACCCAGCCCTTGCAAATCGAAGAAAAAATCAAACAAATTAACCCTGCGATTTTAATCAACACCTCCGCTTATCATGTGGTTCCCTTGTGTGAAAAAAATCCTTTACCGGCCCTAGAGGTCAATTTTATTGCGGTTCAAAATCTAGCAAGGATATGTAAAAAAATAGGCATTCCTTTTGTCACTTACAGCACCGATTATGTATTTGATGGCAAAAAAAGCGCCCCCTACTTGGAAGCCGACTTACCTCATCCTCTTCAGGTTTATGGCCTTTCGAAACTGGCCGGAGAATACGCGGCTTTGAGTTCCTACCCTGAGGGTACTTTTATGATCCGAACGTGCGGTTTATACGGAGGGAAAACAGGCAGTCCTGAAAAAGGTGGAAATTTTGTCTTAAATCTTTTAAAAGATACGAAAAACCAAAATGCCATGGAAGTAAGCTCAGAGCAAAGAGTCAGCCCCACCTATGCCGGAGATTTAAGCAAAGCCACCTTAAAATTATTAAGTCGAGAGGTTCCTTCCGGGATCTATCATCTCGTAAATCGAGGGGATTGCAGTTGGTATGAATTTGCGAAAGAAATTTTTAAATTATCAAACATAAAAATAGCCCTAAAACCCGTGGATCGAGGTGGTTTGGATAAAGACATGAAGCGCCCTCTGTTTTCCGCTTTGGAAAACACAAAAGCCAAGGCGCTCGGAGTGGAGTTGCCTTCTTGGCAAGAAGGGCTAAAATCCTATTTGGATTTCTTGAATTCCATGCAAAAATAA
- a CDS encoding radical SAM/SPASM domain-containing protein, translating into MKAKIKPRIDLVNRTKLETVIPIRVPFVIFVDPSDLCNFKCKFCPSSDRILLKKMGRALKPMDFNLYKKIIDDICEFEKPIKVLRLYKDGEPLLNPRFADMVRYAKEKKCAERIDTTTNASLLNPKLNLEIIEAGLDRINISIEGVNEKHYWDFSGYKIDFDQLVANIRHLYEHRGKCEIIIKINGDTITEEDKKRFYDVFGDIADGVFIEHVMSCWPEFELKGVMVNQAFGIYGQKIKEVKVCPYVFYSFSINSDGTASACFLDWSKKLIIGDTREESVKDIWNGEKLFNYQKMFLEKKRKEHFFCGKCGQMSHGLPDDIDPYAEELLSKLEKSHGGK; encoded by the coding sequence ATGAAAGCAAAAATTAAACCTCGCATCGACCTGGTGAATCGGACAAAACTGGAAACCGTCATTCCTATTCGTGTGCCTTTTGTTATCTTTGTAGACCCGAGTGATTTATGCAATTTTAAGTGTAAATTTTGCCCTTCCAGCGATCGAATATTGCTCAAAAAAATGGGCAGAGCCCTTAAGCCCATGGACTTTAATCTTTATAAAAAAATCATCGATGATATTTGTGAATTCGAAAAACCCATTAAAGTTTTACGCCTTTATAAAGATGGAGAACCGTTGTTGAATCCTCGTTTTGCCGACATGGTTCGCTACGCCAAAGAAAAAAAATGCGCGGAAAGGATCGACACCACCACCAATGCTTCTCTTCTCAACCCAAAATTAAATCTTGAAATTATTGAAGCCGGACTCGATCGCATTAATATTTCTATCGAGGGAGTGAACGAAAAACATTATTGGGACTTTTCAGGATATAAAATCGACTTCGATCAATTGGTTGCCAATATTCGACATCTTTATGAACATCGAGGAAAATGTGAAATCATCATCAAAATCAATGGAGACACCATTACCGAAGAAGATAAAAAAAGATTTTACGATGTGTTTGGAGATATCGCCGATGGCGTATTCATTGAGCACGTGATGTCGTGTTGGCCTGAATTTGAATTGAAAGGAGTCATGGTCAATCAAGCTTTTGGTATCTATGGACAAAAAATTAAAGAAGTTAAAGTTTGTCCTTATGTTTTTTATTCTTTCTCGATCAACTCGGATGGAACGGCAAGTGCTTGTTTCTTAGATTGGTCTAAAAAACTCATTATTGGTGATACGAGAGAAGAAAGCGTTAAGGATATATGGAATGGAGAGAAATTATTCAATTATCAAAAAATGTTTTTGGAGAAAAAAAGGAAAGAACATTTCTTCTGTGGCAAATGCGGCCAAATGTCTCATGGACTTCCGGATGACATTGATCCTTATGCGGAAGAACTATTATCTAAACTAGAAAAAAGCCATGGAGGAAAATAA
- a CDS encoding class I SAM-dependent methyltransferase: MEENKETLCPICKSAQAFRLLNLDCGNLDPSTLYSLVKINACEKCGHIYNDLSSEDITGLMKYYNEEYGPVNMSSTDKVGDRPGSTNSFTCKRHALLYDLVAPYIHKDSRALDVGCAMGGFLDYLHQKGLTKLYGVDIIEDYVSYAKKKGIYTVKLGSAESIPFDENSLDLVVVDQVVEHLVDPIQVFKEAKRVLAEDGLLCIGVPDASRYDKLYFFDFFWFLMREHIQHFDLEHLKLLAGLEGFEFVTHCEAETPMMSEKMILPNLNVVFRKTNKKGQLHTTENCFKLKKEMEQYIANDLKKLNNKKALIKKFINSKKPLYAWGIGREFLYLYASAGLKNCNLVGLIDTNSLKQSTFSVEEKSIHDKNILKEAPANSALLITAIAHTSPIKKVLFEMRYQGQIVEI, from the coding sequence ATGGAGGAAAATAAAGAGACGCTCTGCCCCATTTGCAAATCAGCCCAAGCTTTTCGCTTATTAAATTTGGATTGCGGGAATTTAGACCCTTCAACTCTTTATTCACTTGTAAAAATCAACGCCTGTGAAAAATGCGGTCATATTTATAATGATTTATCTTCAGAGGACATTACGGGGCTCATGAAATATTATAATGAGGAATACGGCCCAGTGAATATGAGCTCGACCGATAAAGTCGGCGATCGCCCGGGGAGCACCAATTCTTTTACCTGCAAAAGGCACGCTCTCTTGTATGACTTGGTTGCTCCTTATATTCATAAAGATTCTCGTGCGTTGGATGTGGGTTGTGCGATGGGGGGATTTCTTGATTATTTACATCAAAAAGGGCTCACTAAACTTTATGGAGTTGATATCATCGAGGACTATGTTAGTTATGCAAAGAAAAAGGGGATTTACACGGTTAAATTAGGGAGTGCCGAATCTATCCCTTTTGACGAAAATTCTCTTGATTTAGTTGTGGTGGATCAAGTGGTAGAACACTTGGTGGATCCTATCCAAGTCTTTAAAGAAGCAAAACGAGTTTTAGCGGAGGATGGATTGCTGTGTATTGGAGTCCCCGATGCTTCGAGGTATGACAAACTGTATTTTTTTGATTTCTTTTGGTTCCTTATGCGAGAGCACATTCAACATTTTGACCTTGAACATCTTAAGTTATTGGCGGGGCTTGAAGGCTTTGAATTCGTCACTCATTGTGAAGCTGAAACGCCGATGATGAGTGAAAAGATGATTTTGCCAAATTTAAATGTTGTTTTTCGAAAAACAAATAAAAAGGGACAGCTCCATACGACTGAAAATTGTTTTAAGCTTAAAAAAGAAATGGAACAATACATTGCGAATGACCTTAAAAAATTGAATAATAAAAAAGCTCTTATAAAAAAATTTATAAATTCTAAAAAACCGTTGTATGCATGGGGTATTGGACGTGAATTTTTATACCTTTATGCCTCTGCGGGACTTAAAAATTGCAATCTTGTTGGACTTATTGATACCAACTCACTCAAGCAAAGCACTTTTTCTGTTGAAGAGAAATCGATCCATGATAAAAATATTTTAAAAGAAGCTCCCGCGAATTCCGCGTTATTGATCACTGCGATCGCTCATACTTCTCCGATTAAAAAAGTCCTTTTTGAAATGAGGTACCAGGGGCAGATTGTAGAGATTTAA
- a CDS encoding glycosyltransferase family 4 protein, producing the protein MRKNLIKRILHITPHLGGGVGRVLLGYFPKAIKNRDFEHTVACLDDANEHSLDVAQNIGLKLFDKMSGKKEKLLKMIAEADIVLIHWWNHPLLYDFLVKSPLPPCRLILWSHISGFHPPYVFTPKILHYPEVFVFTTPLSFETPEIQALSDKNKKKLRVIWSTGGIGHVENVKPKPHKGFNIGYIGTVDYCKMHPDFLKICAGIKIPDVHFIVCGGPKEQELKRETQKLGIAEKFDFTGPISDISKYLCLFDLFGYPLAPYHYGTCDQVLAESMAAGVVPVVLSNPMEKHMIKNGITGRVAKDEKAYIHAIQALYKNKKLKNSLSKKAQEYALDFFSTDKMAKEWEFIFNKTLLSPKTHKKWNISKKNSRISTQDVFLESLGSYGKIFKAYCKATDKKNREKWRKEIIKLGQSPTWQALTRGTVHHYNSFFPGDKNLVAWGKIMIDIKNK; encoded by the coding sequence ATGCGAAAAAATTTAATTAAAAGAATTCTTCATATTACTCCCCATCTTGGAGGAGGAGTTGGAAGAGTCCTTTTGGGTTATTTCCCGAAAGCTATAAAAAACCGTGACTTTGAACACACGGTTGCCTGCTTGGATGACGCGAACGAGCACTCCCTAGATGTTGCTCAAAATATAGGGCTCAAATTATTTGATAAAATGTCTGGGAAAAAAGAAAAACTTCTTAAAATGATCGCTGAAGCGGACATTGTGCTTATCCATTGGTGGAACCATCCTCTTTTATATGATTTCTTGGTGAAAAGCCCTTTACCTCCTTGTAGGTTGATTTTATGGAGTCATATTTCAGGATTTCATCCTCCTTATGTTTTCACCCCTAAAATCCTTCATTATCCTGAAGTTTTTGTTTTTACCACCCCTCTCAGTTTTGAGACTCCGGAAATTCAAGCGCTTTCGGATAAAAACAAAAAAAAATTACGAGTGATCTGGTCTACCGGAGGGATAGGCCATGTTGAAAACGTAAAACCCAAGCCTCACAAAGGCTTTAACATCGGATACATTGGAACCGTAGATTATTGTAAAATGCATCCTGATTTTTTGAAAATTTGTGCTGGCATTAAAATTCCCGATGTCCATTTTATCGTTTGTGGGGGGCCCAAAGAACAGGAACTTAAACGAGAAACTCAAAAATTAGGGATTGCTGAAAAATTTGATTTTACAGGGCCTATTTCCGATATTTCAAAATACCTCTGCCTTTTTGATTTATTTGGGTATCCGTTGGCTCCTTATCATTATGGCACCTGTGATCAAGTCTTGGCGGAAAGTATGGCTGCGGGAGTGGTCCCTGTGGTGCTTTCAAACCCTATGGAAAAGCACATGATAAAAAACGGAATTACTGGAAGGGTTGCTAAAGATGAGAAAGCTTATATCCATGCGATTCAGGCTTTATATAAAAATAAAAAATTAAAAAATTCTTTGTCTAAAAAAGCTCAAGAATATGCCCTCGATTTTTTCTCTACGGATAAAATGGCCAAAGAATGGGAATTTATTTTTAATAAAACTCTTCTTTCCCCCAAAACACATAAAAAATGGAATATTTCTAAAAAGAATTCAAGGATATCCACTCAGGATGTATTTTTAGAATCCCTTGGGAGTTACGGGAAAATCTTTAAGGCTTATTGCAAGGCTACCGATAAAAAAAACCGTGAAAAATGGCGAAAAGAAATAATAAAATTGGGACAATCCCCTACGTGGCAAGCCCTCACCCGAGGGACCGTGCATCACTACAATTCGTTTTTCCCGGGAGATAAAAACCTTGTCGCTTGGGGGAAAATCATGATAGATATTAAGAATAAATAA
- a CDS encoding cephalosporin hydroxylase family protein, translated as MNTDPIKQFRLEAIQRANSYRKNEALQKTWQSFHEQLVKAQYAYNFFWLGVPIIQAPQDLQALQEIIWEIKPDLIIETGIAWGGSIIFSASMLAILEACGSIEKGDVIGIDIDIRAHNKQAILDHPLSKKITMFEGSSIDEKIVQKVAAFARTKKRVLVCLDSNHTHDHVLAELRAYAPMISVGSYCMVGDTGVEDLPEGSTSNRPWGKGNNPKTAVWEFLKENHDFEIDKIIESKLIITGSPDGYLKRIKG; from the coding sequence ATGAATACTGATCCTATAAAACAATTCCGACTCGAAGCCATTCAAAGAGCAAATTCATATCGTAAAAATGAGGCTCTTCAAAAAACCTGGCAAAGTTTTCATGAACAATTGGTAAAGGCCCAATATGCGTATAACTTTTTTTGGCTTGGAGTTCCCATTATTCAGGCCCCCCAAGACTTACAGGCGTTGCAAGAAATCATCTGGGAGATTAAGCCAGATCTCATCATCGAAACCGGAATCGCGTGGGGAGGGTCTATTATTTTTAGTGCTTCTATGTTGGCTATTTTAGAAGCCTGTGGCTCCATAGAAAAGGGTGACGTGATCGGAATCGATATTGATATTCGCGCTCATAATAAACAAGCGATTCTTGACCATCCTCTGAGTAAAAAAATCACCATGTTTGAAGGGTCTAGTATTGATGAAAAAATCGTTCAAAAAGTAGCCGCATTTGCGAGAACCAAAAAACGCGTACTCGTTTGCTTGGATAGCAACCATACGCATGACCACGTTCTCGCTGAATTGAGGGCCTACGCCCCTATGATAAGCGTTGGCAGTTATTGTATGGTGGGAGATACGGGCGTTGAAGATTTGCCTGAAGGAAGCACTTCGAATCGCCCTTGGGGCAAAGGGAATAATCCTAAAACAGCAGTTTGGGAATTTTTGAAAGAAAATCATGACTTTGAAATCGATAAAATCATTGAATCAAAATTGATTATTACCGGATCCCCCGATGGATATTTGAAACGAATTAAGGGTTAA
- a CDS encoding glycosyltransferase family 2 protein, translating to MSKPTVSIGLPTYNGSKTIRRTLDTLLNQTYKDFELIISDNASTDGKVPEICEEYAARDPRIRYIRQKENIGGANFKFLVDAAQGDYFMWAADDDEWEPEFIRELVELHIENPEAIVAFCAHDNLTFSGEVLQFHPPLFPEHENLNKYHRFKRFLLDRGGKCNYTYGLFKKKYLLNHVILKPFEGIPPQYSSMDTFFLFDMLLKGPFVSTPKLLWHKRCHGHDFKPERTVKDLSVFGDRTLFFRKMLHFLKTPYYAFFFYRVINDLIQKSFSSVWDRFRLYFFNTYRLFYFWGSRLFWALKLLFSFFVGLFRLAKKQIVKKS from the coding sequence ATGTCAAAACCAACGGTTTCTATTGGGCTTCCTACTTATAATGGGTCTAAGACCATTCGACGGACCTTGGACACTCTCCTTAATCAAACCTATAAAGATTTCGAACTCATTATTTCCGATAATGCTTCAACGGATGGGAAGGTCCCGGAAATTTGCGAAGAATATGCGGCCCGTGATCCACGCATTCGTTATATTCGTCAAAAAGAGAATATTGGTGGAGCCAATTTTAAATTTTTAGTTGATGCTGCACAAGGAGACTATTTTATGTGGGCCGCGGATGATGATGAATGGGAACCTGAGTTCATCCGTGAACTCGTTGAATTACATATTGAAAATCCTGAAGCGATTGTTGCTTTTTGCGCACATGATAATCTCACATTTTCAGGAGAAGTTCTTCAATTTCATCCTCCTTTATTCCCAGAGCATGAAAATTTAAACAAGTATCATCGTTTTAAACGATTTCTTTTAGATCGAGGAGGCAAATGTAATTACACCTATGGACTTTTTAAAAAAAAATATTTACTGAATCATGTGATTTTGAAACCATTTGAAGGCATTCCTCCTCAATATAGCTCTATGGATACCTTTTTCTTGTTTGATATGCTCCTTAAGGGGCCTTTTGTGAGCACTCCTAAACTTCTTTGGCATAAAAGATGCCACGGGCACGATTTTAAACCGGAACGTACGGTAAAAGATTTGAGTGTATTTGGGGATCGAACACTGTTTTTCCGTAAAATGTTGCATTTTTTAAAAACTCCGTATTACGCATTTTTTTTCTACCGTGTTATTAATGACCTTATCCAAAAATCGTTCTCTTCTGTTTGGGACCGATTTCGTTTGTATTTTTTCAACACCTATCGATTGTTTTATTTTTGGGGGAGTCGTTTGTTCTGGGCCCTGAAATTATTGTTTTCCTTTTTTGTCGGGCTATTCCGTCTTGCCAAAAAACAAATCGTGAAGAAATCGTAA
- a CDS encoding flippase: MTSTFRTIVFNSFFRAIIEGVKAVSGIALVVLLARLFGPEEYGRFSFALALTGFASIVMNLGLPTTFVRDGARDEKFLRENLITALFMQGIASFLIFLALVGAILIFPVLRQDALLLMIALFYTMFSIITNFLYSAFQAVNRMHLEAIAIATQYGFLIIFVLFFLFKKGTIEEVMFGYLGASVLGGMITLILIRKYLFSWIWQINWKMGRILFSQSWPLMAGSALSTVYFSLDSIMLRFFKDSEAVGIYSAMYKIVFAFWLLASLYGYSIAPVFSKLFAHAREEFMSVYKRSVQLMAGLGFFFGLGITFFARPIVELCFGEAYLVGTLTLQIMIWSIMVFLVGGILYGALIVVGKQKDLLWSVLLSTLLNFIFNMILIPSWGGEGAATATVIAQIAQLLFNIYFLRGIIPIKFFPMIAKPTFMALGSVALFFTLSLVLPPVLAASFAMATYVALIFIGKIIHPQEIRQMVKVLMRRE; encoded by the coding sequence ATGACCTCGACTTTTCGTACCATTGTTTTCAACAGTTTTTTCCGCGCCATTATTGAAGGGGTCAAAGCGGTTAGTGGAATCGCATTGGTCGTTCTTCTCGCGCGCCTTTTTGGGCCAGAGGAATACGGTCGATTTTCTTTTGCATTGGCGCTTACAGGATTTGCTTCTATCGTCATGAATTTAGGGCTTCCCACCACTTTCGTGAGAGATGGAGCGCGAGACGAAAAATTTTTACGTGAAAATTTGATCACTGCCCTTTTCATGCAAGGCATCGCTTCCTTTCTCATATTTCTTGCGCTCGTCGGCGCTATTTTGATTTTTCCCGTATTACGCCAAGACGCCCTTCTCCTTATGATCGCGCTTTTTTATACCATGTTCAGTATCATTACAAATTTTTTGTATAGCGCTTTTCAGGCGGTCAATCGCATGCACCTTGAAGCCATTGCCATTGCGACTCAATATGGATTTCTGATTATTTTTGTGCTTTTCTTTCTGTTTAAAAAAGGGACGATCGAGGAGGTGATGTTTGGTTACTTAGGCGCAAGTGTATTGGGGGGAATGATTACCCTCATCTTGATAAGAAAATATCTTTTTTCATGGATATGGCAGATCAACTGGAAGATGGGGCGCATTCTTTTTTCGCAATCGTGGCCCCTGATGGCAGGGAGCGCTTTAAGCACCGTGTATTTTTCTCTAGATTCCATCATGTTGCGTTTTTTCAAAGACAGTGAAGCGGTAGGGATTTATAGCGCCATGTATAAAATTGTTTTTGCGTTTTGGCTTCTTGCCTCCTTGTACGGCTACAGCATTGCCCCGGTTTTTTCCAAGCTTTTTGCACACGCTCGAGAGGAATTCATGTCGGTTTACAAACGGTCGGTTCAACTCATGGCAGGGTTGGGTTTTTTCTTTGGGCTGGGGATTACTTTTTTTGCTCGTCCCATCGTTGAGCTCTGTTTTGGAGAAGCATATCTTGTGGGAACCCTGACGTTGCAAATCATGATTTGGTCCATCATGGTTTTTTTGGTGGGAGGGATTCTGTATGGGGCGTTGATTGTGGTGGGCAAACAAAAAGACCTGCTTTGGAGCGTATTATTAAGCACTTTATTGAATTTTATATTTAATATGATTTTAATCCCGTCGTGGGGAGGGGAAGGCGCCGCTACCGCAACGGTCATCGCGCAAATTGCCCAACTTTTATTTAATATTTATTTTTTAAGAGGGATTATTCCTATCAAGTTTTTCCCCATGATCGCTAAGCCAACATTTATGGCATTGGGGTCGGTGGCCTTATTTTTTACTCTTTCCCTTGTTTTACCCCCCGTTCTCGCCGCTTCTTTTGCGATGGCAACGTATGTGGCTTTGATTTTTATCGGAAAAATCATCCATCCTCAAGAAATTCGCCAAATGGTGAAAGTGTTGATGCGCCGAGAATAA
- a CDS encoding glycosyltransferase family 4 protein — MKNVYFYTGSQVHNIHKQEAKCAPEGFQYIASNPALFKTIGVHARSPKNLFGFLKKGFQNFIFHLLLALKLPKVHYIRPSTKVDLIHSTHHPLLNKKIPWVMDLEEVTQLTWYNRRVFDKKRNQRFFEKLFAGKACRGILCWSESAQKSILNGLDCSRFREKIQVVPLTLEAMKPVQRTFQKDRVNLLFLSTIFDTKGGMETLLATEELSKSYNVHLYMASNPPESIRKQFENHPNIHIGEPQSRGELIRMYKEADIFVMPGHFEAFGFVFLEAFSYGLPCVTTDGYAGEDLVEDGVRGKVIKNYFSIFDKNYISTLKSFDDRQKWAERCLYPPKDYVDRLAKAIEGLIVNPDLREKMSRNAYESVVSGKFSQAHRRKILKEIYTKALQSS, encoded by the coding sequence TTGAAAAACGTTTATTTTTATACTGGATCTCAGGTTCATAATATTCATAAACAAGAGGCCAAATGCGCGCCGGAAGGTTTTCAATACATCGCTTCTAACCCAGCTCTTTTTAAAACCATTGGTGTTCACGCTCGTTCTCCCAAGAACCTTTTCGGGTTCTTAAAGAAGGGATTCCAAAATTTTATTTTCCACCTCCTTTTAGCATTAAAACTCCCTAAAGTTCATTATATTCGGCCTTCCACAAAAGTAGACTTGATTCACAGCACTCATCATCCTCTTTTGAATAAAAAAATCCCTTGGGTGATGGATCTTGAGGAAGTCACTCAGTTGACCTGGTACAATCGACGTGTTTTTGACAAAAAACGCAATCAACGATTTTTTGAAAAATTATTTGCAGGCAAGGCGTGCCGCGGCATTTTGTGTTGGAGTGAGTCGGCACAAAAAAGTATTCTTAACGGACTGGATTGCTCTCGGTTTAGAGAAAAGATCCAAGTGGTTCCCTTAACTTTGGAAGCCATGAAACCGGTGCAAAGGACTTTTCAAAAAGATCGCGTAAATCTTCTCTTTCTGTCCACCATTTTTGATACTAAAGGGGGTATGGAAACGCTTTTAGCCACTGAGGAATTGTCAAAATCTTACAATGTTCATTTGTATATGGCTTCAAATCCTCCGGAATCCATTCGAAAACAGTTTGAAAATCACCCCAATATTCACATTGGAGAGCCGCAATCCAGGGGAGAACTCATCCGAATGTACAAAGAAGCGGATATTTTTGTAATGCCCGGTCATTTTGAGGCCTTTGGGTTCGTCTTTTTAGAGGCCTTTTCTTATGGATTACCCTGTGTCACCACGGATGGATATGCAGGAGAAGATCTTGTAGAGGATGGCGTGCGAGGGAAAGTGATTAAAAATTATTTTTCCATTTTTGATAAAAATTATATTTCCACTTTAAAATCATTCGATGATCGTCAAAAATGGGCAGAACGATGTTTGTATCCCCCAAAAGATTACGTAGATCGTTTAGCCAAAGCGATTGAAGGGCTAATCGTCAACCCTGATTTAAGAGAAAAAATGAGCCGAAATGCTTATGAAAGCGTGGTGTCCGGGAAATTTTCGCAAGCTCATCGTCGTAAAATTTTAAAAGAAATTTATACCAAAGCGCTTCAATCTTCTTAA